The proteins below are encoded in one region of Aphelocoma coerulescens isolate FSJ_1873_10779 chromosome 4, UR_Acoe_1.0, whole genome shotgun sequence:
- the LAMTOR3 gene encoding ragulator complex protein LAMTOR3, protein MADDLKRFLYKKLPSVEGLHAIVVSDRDGVPVIKVANDNAPEHALRPGFLSTFALATDQGSKLGLSKNKSIICYYNTYQVVQFNRLPLVVSFIASSNANTGLIVSLEKELTPLFEELRQVVEVS, encoded by the exons ATGGCCGAC GACCTGAAGCGGTTCCTGTACAAGAAGCTACCGAG tgTTGAAGGTCTTCATGCTATTGTAGTCTCAGATAGAGATGGTGTGCCTGTTATCAAAG TTGCCAATGATAATGCTCCAGAACATGCACTGCGACCTGGCTTTCTGTCCACCTTTGCCCTTGCCACAGATCAGGGCAGTAAATTAGGACTCTCTAAAAACAAAAGTATCATCTGCTATTACAATACATACCAG GTGGTGCAGTTCAATCGCTTGCCTTTGGTAGTGAGTTTCATTGCCAGCAGCAATGCCAACACAG GGCTGATTGTAAGTTTAGAGAAGGAGCTCACACCCCTGTTTGAAGAACTGAGGCAGGTTGTTGAAGTTTCTTAG
- the DAPP1 gene encoding dual adapter for phosphotyrosine and 3-phosphotyrosine and 3-phosphoinositide, protein MAQLREPRPAAPLDRELMALGWFHDNLTRHAAEALLLSNGQDGSYLLRKSNEREDLYSLSVRGKDSVKHFHVEHTGTSFRFGFNEFSSLKELVMHFANQPLIGSETGTLIVLKHPYPREVEEPSIYESVRVHTAMQTGRTESDLVPNAPSLGTKEGYLIKQGKIVKNWKTRWFTLHRNELKYFKDQTATEPIRALDLTECSAVQFDYSQERVNCFCLVFPLRTYYLCAKTGIEADEWIKILRWKLSQIRKQLEERNATLSS, encoded by the exons GTGGTTCCATGACAACCTCACCCGACACGCAGCAGAAGCGTTGCTGCTCTCCAACGGGCAGGATGGGAGCTATCTTTTGAGGAAGAGTAATGAAAGGGAAGATTTGTACTCCCTCTCTGTAAG GGGAAAAGATTCCGTGAAACACTTCCATGTTGAACATACAGGAACTTCATTCAGATTTGGATTTAATGAATTTTCTAGCTTGAAGGAATTGGTCATGCATTTTGCAAACCAGCCTTTAATTGGCAGTGAAACAG GAACTTTAATTGTATTGAAGCATCCCTACCCACGGGAAGTGGAAGAACCTTCCATTTATGAGTCTGTCCGAGTTCACACTGCAATGCAGACGGGAAGGACAGAAAGTGACCTTGTCCCAAATGCTCCCTCA CTTGGTACCAAAGAAGGATACTTgataaaacaaggaaaaatagtCAAG AACTGGAAGACAAGGTGGTTTACACTGCATAGGAATGAACTTAAGTATTTCAAAGATCAGACA GCCACGGAACCGATTCGAGCACTTGACTTAACTGAATGCTCAGCTGTGCAATTTGACTATTCCCAGGAAAGAGTCAATTGTTTCTG TTTGGTGTTCCCACTAAGGACATACTACCTGTGTGCAAAAACTGGGATAGAAGCAGATGAATGGATTAAAATACTGCGGTGGAAACTG TCACAAATAAggaagcagctggaggagcGCAACGCCACCCTCAGTTCCTAG